In a single window of the Litorilituus sediminis genome:
- a CDS encoding class I SAM-dependent methyltransferase yields the protein MKTELAVAVAYTDSIDSEQAKKIAKKWQFEYIGDVAAIAKRADLAYVLQVHEQALELRKLDEPKLGAIKVDLVAGAAAHRRKFGGGRGQDIAKAVGLKHGFTPHVLDATAGLGRDAFVLASLGCQLTLMERMPVVAALLDDGLARAQLNVDVQDIANNMALIHASSIDNMSLANQPDVVYLDPMYPHREKSAAVKKEMRIFQSLVGEDLDADALLAPALALAKYRVVVKRPSYAPPLADKKPSMSIKMKKNRFDVYVNQAIPKV from the coding sequence ATGAAGACAGAATTAGCGGTTGCCGTTGCATACACCGATTCAATAGATAGTGAGCAAGCCAAGAAAATTGCCAAAAAATGGCAGTTTGAATATATAGGTGATGTTGCTGCTATTGCTAAACGAGCCGATCTTGCTTATGTACTGCAAGTACACGAACAAGCGTTAGAGCTACGCAAATTAGATGAGCCAAAGCTTGGCGCGATAAAGGTTGATTTAGTTGCCGGCGCAGCAGCCCATCGACGTAAATTTGGTGGCGGCAGAGGGCAAGATATAGCGAAAGCGGTTGGTTTAAAGCATGGCTTTACTCCGCATGTGCTTGATGCCACTGCGGGTTTAGGTAGAGATGCATTTGTTTTGGCTAGCTTGGGCTGTCAATTAACCTTAATGGAGCGTATGCCCGTGGTTGCTGCCTTGTTAGATGATGGCTTAGCAAGGGCGCAATTAAACGTCGATGTTCAAGATATTGCCAATAATATGGCACTCATTCATGCATCTTCAATTGATAATATGTCGTTAGCCAACCAGCCAGATGTGGTTTATCTTGACCCTATGTATCCGCATCGAGAAAAATCTGCCGCGGTTAAAAAAGAGATGCGTATTTTTCAGTCTTTAGTCGGTGAAGATTTAGATGCGGATGCCTTGTTAGCGCCGGCATTGGCGTTAGCGAAATATCGTGTCGTGGTAAAGCGACCAAGTTATGCGCCGCCATTGGCAGATAAAAAACCATCTATGTCGATAAAAATGAAGAAAAATCGTTTTGATGTTTATGTTAATCAAGCAATACCTAAAGTCTAA
- a CDS encoding SHOCT domain-containing protein: MEKQNRMSANNNKHNAATQTRKRLSYLLAISLIFIHSIVFAQSNDFSLGQISQLSNAQQSQWQQIFPHPSRQGDYFAFNNQGQLHLITSQESNSEHLLIDLNSKANTAQVKRFTAFTLHPNFNLKDQKGFATFYTAHVEQAKKNRNQARLSERSAKADFDYDAVLTQWQLSLANLKKLDSANKREVLRIALTSQSKGINQLAFNPYIKSWNENFGLLYLALSATKDLQAYPLYSGAILRINPKKYGLRNYSIPNTNPFLRHNNINDAIYTLGNQDIQQFVWPNKNSEQLLISHRYQENDTLQQRLSLSSAGDDWRNRAPAKSLYKSMRTLNEQSMLVYRGRNTPSLLNKLLLVQNTNNGWQLFSLASLDNQPSNKLLPPQLEWQFSQHIPKESSLTLHADANGELLFFNGNDSAIYQLHQHNKLNNNTTDQQANTSLMVSIVLAVLVLIFWYFAAKAIKKKHSAKTLVRKQYATISYDDKNHALTLYRRHEKTNGVDIKLSNIRACQVLLGDNCLVEVNSELAFGFDNELEHQLRDTLKKEHADKMIEGKVRRLSLVLTDHNKQNYITCLYLRKGNNRITKKSYFEVVDDLVEWCWLIAQNITPEQTGKRDKKPKISAEEVALYQHRTHDETPLHKQAAAIRPATHPEPRVKPAVQENTIQENATEAATAASTEAEPSSKQHSSKEDTELVIALEKLVKLQQQGFLSADEFAQAKAKLLKNLID, from the coding sequence ATGGAAAAACAGAACCGAATGAGTGCCAATAACAATAAACACAACGCAGCAACTCAAACAAGAAAACGACTAAGCTATTTACTTGCTATCAGCCTTATTTTTATTCATTCAATCGTTTTCGCTCAAAGCAACGATTTTTCCTTAGGACAAATAAGCCAGCTAAGCAATGCTCAGCAATCACAGTGGCAACAAATCTTCCCTCACCCTAGCCGTCAAGGTGATTATTTTGCTTTTAATAATCAAGGACAGTTGCATTTAATTACCTCTCAAGAAAGCAATAGTGAACACTTACTGATAGATTTAAACAGCAAGGCAAATACAGCGCAAGTAAAGCGCTTTACTGCCTTCACACTACACCCCAACTTTAATTTAAAAGACCAAAAAGGCTTTGCTACCTTTTATACCGCTCATGTGGAGCAGGCCAAAAAAAACCGTAACCAAGCAAGACTAAGCGAGCGCAGTGCCAAAGCAGACTTTGACTATGATGCGGTCTTAACACAATGGCAACTTAGTCTCGCCAATTTAAAAAAGCTAGATAGCGCAAATAAAAGAGAAGTATTGCGCATAGCCCTGACAAGCCAGAGCAAAGGTATTAATCAGCTAGCATTTAATCCGTATATTAAGTCTTGGAATGAAAATTTTGGTCTTTTATATCTCGCATTAAGCGCGACAAAAGACTTACAAGCGTACCCTTTATATTCTGGCGCTATTTTAAGAATTAACCCGAAAAAATACGGTCTGCGTAACTACAGCATTCCAAACACTAATCCGTTTCTACGTCATAACAATATTAATGATGCTATTTACACCTTAGGCAACCAAGATATTCAGCAATTTGTTTGGCCTAATAAAAATAGTGAACAGTTATTAATTTCACACCGATATCAAGAAAATGATACTTTGCAGCAGCGACTCTCTCTTAGCTCAGCAGGGGATGATTGGCGCAACCGAGCGCCGGCAAAAAGCCTCTATAAAAGCATGCGCACACTTAATGAACAAAGTATGCTGGTTTATCGAGGCAGAAATACCCCAAGCCTATTAAACAAGTTATTACTCGTACAAAATACTAACAATGGTTGGCAGCTTTTCTCGTTAGCAAGTTTAGATAACCAGCCATCTAATAAACTGCTACCTCCGCAACTAGAGTGGCAATTTAGTCAACACATACCTAAAGAAAGCTCACTGACTTTACATGCCGATGCTAACGGTGAATTGCTGTTTTTTAATGGTAATGACAGTGCTATTTATCAATTACATCAGCATAACAAGCTAAACAATAACACAACTGACCAGCAAGCAAATACTAGCCTTATGGTTAGTATTGTATTGGCAGTTCTTGTCTTAATATTTTGGTATTTCGCAGCCAAAGCCATCAAGAAAAAGCATTCTGCTAAAACCTTAGTGAGAAAACAGTACGCCACAATTAGCTATGATGACAAGAATCATGCCCTGACCTTGTATAGGCGACATGAAAAAACTAATGGTGTTGACATTAAATTATCTAACATACGAGCTTGCCAAGTATTGCTGGGTGATAACTGCCTAGTTGAAGTAAATAGCGAACTCGCCTTTGGTTTTGATAATGAACTAGAGCACCAATTAAGAGATACGCTAAAAAAAGAGCATGCCGACAAAATGATTGAAGGCAAAGTACGCCGATTATCTTTGGTTTTAACGGATCATAATAAGCAGAACTACATTACCTGCCTCTACTTACGCAAAGGCAATAATCGTATTACCAAGAAAAGTTACTTTGAAGTTGTTGATGATTTAGTTGAATGGTGCTGGCTAATTGCGCAAAACATTACCCCTGAGCAAACTGGCAAGCGAGATAAAAAACCAAAAATTAGTGCCGAAGAAGTCGCTTTATATCAGCATAGAACTCACGATGAAACACCATTGCATAAGCAAGCTGCGGCCATAAGGCCAGCAACGCATCCAGAGCCTAGGGTAAAACCAGCAGTGCAAGAAAATACAATACAGGAAAATGCAACAGAAGCAGCAACGGCTGCAAGCACTGAAGCAGAGCCAAGCAGCAAGCAACACTCAAGTAAAGAAGATACAGAATTGGTCATTGCCCTAGAAAAACTGGTAAAATTGCAGCAACAAGGCTTTTTAAGTGCTGATGAATTTGCCCAAGCAAAAGCCAAACTATTGAAAAACTTAATTGATTAG
- a CDS encoding single-stranded DNA-binding protein: protein MQQSTTATTQAPQLCAVTLLGNLVSTPDIRYRANPVCAITEITLATHSKWLDKNTNQYKEWTSYHHIKVEGELVEQALLQAQKGDIILVHGHLSKLKTNQTEHHDIVHANFIQRFAKGYTQSINQIHCSAKLTSQPKLMLTEHGKQLCQADIVIHQHNYSHEKQCWQNSLIERSIHVWGKLAQYLAEHGQANQELMVEGKLSYASNKSQYIDVNKLHLF, encoded by the coding sequence GTGCAACAATCAACCACTGCGACCACACAAGCACCACAATTATGTGCAGTAACCTTGCTAGGTAATTTAGTATCTACGCCTGATATTCGCTATCGCGCTAACCCGGTTTGTGCGATTACAGAAATCACCTTAGCAACTCATAGTAAATGGTTAGACAAAAACACGAACCAATACAAAGAGTGGACGAGTTATCATCACATTAAGGTTGAAGGTGAGTTAGTTGAACAAGCACTATTGCAAGCACAAAAAGGCGATATCATTTTAGTGCATGGTCATTTAAGTAAATTAAAAACCAACCAAACCGAGCATCACGATATAGTTCATGCCAACTTTATTCAGCGTTTTGCTAAGGGTTACACTCAGTCAATTAATCAAATTCACTGTAGCGCTAAACTCACTAGCCAGCCTAAATTGATGTTAACAGAGCATGGCAAACAACTGTGCCAAGCAGACATTGTTATTCATCAACATAATTACTCCCATGAAAAACAATGTTGGCAAAACTCATTAATAGAGCGCTCAATTCATGTCTGGGGCAAGTTAGCACAATATTTAGCTGAGCATGGTCAAGCTAATCAAGAGCTGATGGTAGAAGGTAAACTTAGTTACGCCAGCAACAAGTCTCAATATATTGATGTCAATAAATTGCACTTATTCTAG